Proteins from one Phocoena sinus isolate mPhoSin1 chromosome 8, mPhoSin1.pri, whole genome shotgun sequence genomic window:
- the LOC116758395 gene encoding LOW QUALITY PROTEIN: olfactory receptor 1444 (The sequence of the model RefSeq protein was modified relative to this genomic sequence to represent the inferred CDS: inserted 2 bases in 1 codon; deleted 1 base in 1 codon; substituted 2 bases at 2 genomic stop codons) yields the protein MQVIEAVNLAKSKLTSVENSTETAEFILLGIADDPNLQVPLLLVFLFIYLITLVGNRGMVLVIYXDSHLHTPMYFFLSNLSFVDPGHSSAVAPQTVAAPHSGNKLISHNGCAPQSFFFVGFATVKCYLLASMACDPHAVLCRPLHYTTTTIAGVYALLRMGSYVCGFLNACGFLDACIHSADTFRLSFCGSNEMNHFFCEVPPLLALSCSNTCVSKLVAFFVVGFNVFFTLLVILISYFFIYIAVXRRHSAEGRKKTFSTCASHLTAISIFYGTIIFMYLQPSSTQSMDMDKIASVFYTVVIPMLXIYSLRNKEVKHTLWKILNKLNSQSLSVSRK from the exons ATGCAAGTCATCGAAGCTGTGAACTTG GCTAAATCGAAGTTAACCTCAGTGGAGAATAGCACAGAAACAGCAGAGTTCATCCTCTTGGGAATCGCAGATGACCCCAACCTCCAGGTTCCCCTCCTCCTGGTATTTTTGTTCATCTACCTCATCACTTTGGTTGGGAATCGG GGGATGGTGCTGGTCATCTACTGAGACTCCCACCTCCACACTCCAATGTACTTCTTCCTCAGCAACCTTTCCTTTGTCGATCCGGGTCACTCCTCAGCCGTAGCTCCCCAGACGGTGGCTGCACCGCACTCAGGAAACAAACTCATCTCCCACAATGGATGTGCTCCTCAGTCCTTCTTCTTTGTGGGTTTTGCCACCGTCAAGTGCTACCTCCTGGCCTCCATGGCCTGTGACCCCCATGCAGTGCTGTGTAGGCCCCTTCATTACACCACCACCACGATAGCAGGTGTGTATGCCCTCCTGAGGATGGGCTCCTATGTCTGTGGCTTCCTCAATGCCTGTGGCTTCCTCGATGCCTGCATCCACTCAGCAGACACCTTCAGACTCTCCTTCTGTGGTTCAAATGAGATGAATCACTTTTTCTGCGAAGTCCCTCCACTCCTGGCTCTCTCGTGCTCCAACACATGCGTGAGCAAGCTGGTGGCCTTCTTTGTCGTGGGCTTCAATGTCTTTTTCACCCTCCTGGTCATCCTCATCTCTTACTTCTTCATATACATTGCTGTTTGACGGAGGCATTCtgcggaaggaaggaagaaaaccttCTCCACCTGTGCGTCCCATCTCACGGCCATCTCCATTTTCTATGGAACAATCATCTTCATGTACTTACAGCCCAGCTCCACCCAGTCCATGGACATGGACAAAATAGCATCTGTGTTTTACACGGTGGTGATTCCCATGCT GATCTACAGTCTTAGGAACAAAGAAGTGAAACATACTCTCTGGAAAATACTCAACAAGCTCAATTCCCAGTCTTTAAGTGTGAGTAGGAAGTAG